A stretch of the Microcella sp. genome encodes the following:
- the leuC gene encoding 3-isopropylmalate dehydratase large subunit: MNDATPHLHRPRTLAEKVWDAHLVAKGENGEPDLLYIDLHLVHEVTSPQAFDGLRMAGRPVRRPDLTIATEDHNTPTLAIDKPIAEPTSRKQIETLRANCAEFGVRLHSLGDIEQGIVHVVGPQLGLTMPGITVVCGDSHTSTHGAFGAMAFGIGTSEVEHVLATQTLPLTPFKTMAITVEGELKPGVTAKDIILAVIAKIGTGGGQGYVLEYRGSAIRALSMDGRMTICNMSIEAGARAGMVAPDETTYAYLKGRPHAPQGTDWDAAVEYWNTLATDDDAVFDAEVFLDANELEPFVTWGTNPGQGVSLSQSVPDPSTIIDPNERAAAERALEYMALEPGTPMKKIPVDVVFMGSCTNSRLDDLRAFASIIKGQKKADGVDVIVVPGSARVRLEAEAEGIDKVVEAFGGEWRFAGCSMCLGMNPDQLEPGQRCASTSNRNFEGRQGKGGRTHLVSPLVAASTAIRGTLSSVSDLIADGVAVDPRFATIEGAQV, encoded by the coding sequence ATGAACGACGCAACACCGCACCTGCACCGCCCCCGCACTCTGGCCGAGAAGGTCTGGGATGCGCATCTTGTCGCCAAGGGCGAGAACGGCGAGCCCGACCTGCTCTACATCGACCTGCACCTCGTGCACGAGGTCACGAGCCCGCAGGCCTTCGACGGACTGCGCATGGCCGGTCGGCCCGTGCGTCGCCCCGATCTGACGATTGCGACCGAAGACCACAACACGCCAACGCTCGCGATCGACAAGCCCATCGCTGAGCCCACGAGCCGCAAGCAGATCGAGACCCTTCGCGCCAACTGTGCCGAGTTCGGCGTGCGCCTGCACTCGCTCGGCGATATCGAACAAGGCATTGTGCACGTCGTCGGCCCGCAGCTGGGTCTGACGATGCCGGGCATCACTGTCGTGTGCGGCGACTCGCACACGAGCACGCACGGCGCGTTCGGTGCCATGGCGTTCGGCATCGGTACGAGCGAGGTCGAGCACGTGCTCGCCACCCAGACGCTGCCGCTCACGCCGTTCAAGACCATGGCGATCACGGTCGAGGGCGAGTTGAAGCCCGGAGTCACGGCGAAAGACATCATTCTCGCCGTCATCGCCAAGATCGGCACGGGCGGCGGACAAGGCTATGTGCTCGAGTACCGTGGCTCGGCCATCCGTGCACTGTCGATGGATGGCCGCATGACGATCTGCAACATGTCGATCGAGGCGGGTGCGCGGGCCGGCATGGTCGCTCCCGACGAGACGACCTACGCCTATCTGAAGGGCCGACCGCACGCGCCCCAGGGCACCGACTGGGATGCGGCCGTCGAGTACTGGAACACGCTCGCGACCGATGACGATGCCGTCTTCGACGCCGAAGTGTTTCTCGACGCCAACGAGCTCGAGCCATTCGTCACCTGGGGCACCAACCCCGGCCAGGGTGTCTCGCTCAGCCAGTCGGTGCCCGACCCGTCGACGATCATCGACCCCAACGAGCGCGCGGCGGCCGAGCGCGCGCTCGAGTACATGGCGCTCGAACCTGGCACCCCGATGAAGAAGATTCCCGTCGACGTCGTCTTCATGGGCTCGTGCACGAACAGTCGTCTCGACGACCTGCGAGCGTTCGCCTCGATCATCAAGGGTCAGAAGAAGGCCGACGGTGTCGACGTCATCGTGGTGCCCGGTTCTGCCCGCGTGCGACTCGAGGCCGAAGCCGAGGGCATCGACAAGGTGGTGGAGGCGTTCGGAGGAGAGTGGCGTTTCGCCGGATGCTCGATGTGCTTAGGCATGAACCCTGACCAGCTCGAGCCCGGCCAGCGTTGCGCCTCGACGAGCAACCGCAACTTCGAGGGTCGCCAGGGCAAGGGCGGCCGCACCCACCTCGTGTCGCCGCTCGTGGCGGCGTCAACCGCGATTCGCGGCACGTTGTCGAGTGTGAGCGACCTGATTGCTGACGGCGTTGCCGTCGACCCGCGCTTCGCGACAATCGAAGGGGCACAGGTTTAG
- a CDS encoding NAD(P)H-dependent glycerol-3-phosphate dehydrogenase, with the protein MTEAISVPSAAAGPGALRIAVLGAGSWGTTFAKVLADGGADVLVWSRRREVAHEITETHRNSGYLPGINLPSNLRGHDSLEHVLAGAQQVYLSVPSQSLRSNLASIRDILPAEVPIVSLMKGVERGTGLRMSEVIEGELGVERERIAAVSGPNLALEIARREPTAAVVASIHHETAVAVAQAATNDYFRTFVNTDVIGTEFGGVLKNLIAVAVGIADGVGYGENTKASIITRGLVELTDFAVAFGARPETMIGLAGLGDLIATCESPLSRNNAAGRLLGQGYGFEQVIAQMNQTAEGLASVGPILELAATKGVSMPIVAQVAQVLDGTLDPRELAPHLATDSDEPQAE; encoded by the coding sequence CTGACCGAAGCCATCTCGGTGCCGTCGGCGGCTGCCGGCCCGGGTGCCCTGCGCATCGCGGTGCTCGGTGCCGGTTCGTGGGGCACGACCTTCGCCAAGGTGCTCGCCGACGGCGGTGCTGACGTGCTCGTGTGGTCGCGGCGGCGCGAAGTTGCCCACGAGATCACCGAGACCCATCGCAATTCGGGCTACCTGCCGGGCATCAACCTGCCGAGCAACCTGCGCGGTCACGACTCGCTCGAGCACGTGCTCGCGGGCGCGCAGCAGGTCTACCTCTCGGTGCCGAGCCAGAGCCTGCGCAGCAATCTCGCGTCGATCCGCGACATTTTGCCCGCCGAGGTGCCGATCGTCAGTCTCATGAAGGGCGTTGAGCGCGGCACGGGCCTGCGCATGAGCGAGGTCATCGAGGGCGAGCTCGGCGTCGAGCGCGAGCGCATCGCCGCGGTGAGCGGGCCAAACCTCGCACTCGAGATCGCGCGGCGCGAGCCGACGGCGGCAGTCGTGGCCAGCATCCATCACGAGACGGCGGTCGCAGTCGCGCAGGCTGCCACCAACGACTACTTCAGAACGTTCGTCAACACCGACGTCATCGGCACCGAGTTCGGCGGGGTGCTCAAGAACCTCATCGCCGTGGCGGTGGGCATCGCCGACGGCGTCGGATACGGCGAGAACACGAAGGCCTCCATCATCACGCGCGGGCTCGTCGAGCTCACCGACTTCGCCGTCGCCTTCGGCGCGCGGCCCGAGACGATGATCGGCCTCGCCGGGCTGGGCGACCTCATCGCCACGTGCGAGTCGCCGCTCTCGCGCAACAACGCCGCCGGTCGCCTGCTGGGGCAGGGCTACGGCTTCGAGCAGGTCATCGCGCAGATGAACCAGACGGCAGAAGGCCTCGCCTCGGTGGGGCCGATTCTCGAGCTGGCCGCCACCAAGGGCGTCTCGATGCCCATCGTGGCCCAGGTGGCACAGGTGCTCGACGGCACGCTCGACCCGCGCGAACTCGCGCCGCACCTCGCGACCGACTCTGACGAGCCCCAGGCGGAGTAG
- a CDS encoding lysophospholipid acyltransferase family protein: MPDSATKPKRRREKTLLWHSIAALCLPLLTLMARYPVVDGEKLPKTGAFILAPNHYSEIDPVIMGRFMWKLGRVPRFLAKASVFKVPVLGAILRWSGQIPVERDARSDAPLKAAQQLVDRELAVIIYPEGSLTRDPDLWPMRGKSGAVRMALQAGVPIVPAAHWGTQQIMARYSKKISFFPRKTIYCKIGDPVDLSDLAGRPLDQATLAEGTDRVMAAIAALLGDLRGETPPAERWDPIKNGQSETGRL; this comes from the coding sequence GTGCCTGACTCTGCAACGAAGCCGAAGCGTCGCCGCGAGAAGACGCTCTTGTGGCACTCGATCGCCGCGCTCTGCCTGCCCCTGCTGACCCTGATGGCGCGCTACCCGGTCGTCGACGGCGAGAAGCTGCCGAAGACCGGTGCCTTCATCCTCGCCCCGAACCACTACAGCGAGATCGACCCCGTCATTATGGGGCGCTTCATGTGGAAGCTCGGGCGGGTGCCGAGGTTTCTCGCCAAGGCGAGTGTCTTCAAGGTGCCGGTGCTAGGGGCGATCCTGCGCTGGTCGGGGCAGATTCCGGTCGAGCGCGATGCGCGGTCGGATGCTCCGCTCAAGGCGGCGCAACAGCTCGTTGATCGCGAGCTCGCGGTCATCATCTACCCCGAAGGCAGCCTCACCCGCGACCCCGACCTGTGGCCGATGCGCGGCAAGAGCGGTGCCGTGCGCATGGCCCTGCAGGCCGGCGTACCCATCGTTCCCGCGGCGCACTGGGGCACCCAGCAGATCATGGCGCGCTACTCGAAGAAGATCAGCTTCTTTCCGCGCAAGACCATCTACTGCAAGATCGGCGACCCCGTCGACCTGAGCGACCTCGCCGGGCGGCCTCTCGACCAGGCGACGCTCGCTGAGGGCACCGACCGGGTCATGGCTGCTATCGCCGCCCTGCTGGGCGACCTGCGCGGCGAGACGCCTCCGGCTGAGCGGTGGGACCCGATCAAGAACGGTCAGAGCGAGACGGGGCGCCTGTGA
- a CDS encoding metal-sensitive transcriptional regulator yields MIDDIKKRALHRSRILQGQLRGIEKMIENEEYCVDIITQSLAVQKSLRSLNKLLVENHLRTHVSDMFDEGGDAREKAVAELLAVFELQQNRGT; encoded by the coding sequence GTGATCGACGACATCAAGAAGCGAGCCTTGCACCGTTCGCGCATTCTGCAGGGTCAATTGCGCGGCATCGAGAAGATGATCGAGAACGAAGAGTACTGCGTCGACATCATCACGCAGTCGCTCGCCGTGCAGAAGAGCCTGCGCAGCCTCAACAAGCTGCTGGTCGAAAACCATTTGCGCACCCACGTCTCCGACATGTTCGACGAGGGCGGTGACGCGCGCGAGAAGGCGGTCGCCGAGCTGCTGGCGGTGTTCGAGTTGCAGCAGAACCGCGGCACCTGA
- a CDS encoding MBL fold metallo-hydrolase — MNITKREHACLVVEQSGAALVIDPGSFTAPFAVTGLAAIVITHEHGDHVTREHLDRLLADAPGPVELFAPAGVATAHPDYHWQIVDGGDVRSAGPFALAFFGGHHATIHRSIPIVDNVGVFVNETLYYPGDSYTVPTGEVPVLAVPSSAPWLKIGEVMDYLDAVRPRHAFPTHERVNSDAGNAMANARITHVVESHGGRVTVLQPGETLELD; from the coding sequence ATGAACATCACCAAGCGCGAGCATGCCTGCCTCGTCGTCGAGCAGAGCGGCGCCGCCCTCGTCATCGACCCCGGCAGTTTCACCGCCCCGTTCGCCGTCACGGGCCTCGCCGCGATCGTCATCACGCACGAGCACGGCGACCATGTGACGCGCGAGCACCTCGACCGCCTGCTGGCCGACGCGCCCGGGCCCGTCGAGCTGTTCGCTCCGGCCGGGGTGGCGACCGCGCATCCCGACTACCACTGGCAGATCGTCGACGGTGGCGACGTGCGCTCCGCCGGTCCGTTCGCGCTCGCCTTCTTCGGCGGGCACCACGCGACCATCCACCGCTCGATTCCTATCGTCGACAACGTGGGCGTGTTCGTCAACGAGACGCTCTACTACCCCGGCGATTCGTACACGGTGCCCACAGGCGAGGTGCCCGTGCTCGCCGTGCCCTCGAGCGCGCCGTGGCTGAAGATCGGCGAGGTCATGGACTACCTCGACGCGGTCAGACCGCGGCACGCGTTCCCGACGCACGAGCGCGTCAACTCCGACGCCGGCAACGCCATGGCGAACGCGCGCATCACGCACGTGG
- a CDS encoding TerC family protein: MSDFVIPAWFEISSLIVLSVILVLDLLLVVRRPHVPSPKESGLWVAFYVTLALIFAGLMFVVVGPQAGGEFVAGWLTEYSLSIDNLFVFVIIMAQFAVPKKMQQEVLMIGIILALLFRGIFILLGAALIENFSWIFYIFGIFLLITAAQQAFSGREDDEARESALIRVLRKRIAITDDFHGMKLRVKIDGRRLWTPLLIVLIAIGTTDVIFALDSIPAIFGITQSPFIVFTANIFALMGLRQLYFLLGHLVDKLEYLKYGIAFILAFIGVKLIFHAMHENELPFINGGEHIEWVPVIDTVTSLLVIVAAMAVAVVASLVKLRVENRYIPTALARATDDDDDDDSVAPPESGVNAVSEETRS, encoded by the coding sequence GTGAGCGACTTCGTCATTCCCGCCTGGTTCGAGATCAGCTCGCTCATCGTGCTGAGTGTGATCCTCGTGCTCGACCTGCTGCTCGTCGTGCGCAGGCCGCACGTGCCGAGCCCGAAAGAGTCGGGGCTGTGGGTCGCGTTCTACGTGACCCTTGCCCTCATCTTCGCGGGCCTCATGTTCGTCGTCGTGGGCCCCCAGGCCGGCGGCGAGTTCGTCGCCGGCTGGCTGACCGAGTACAGCCTGTCGATCGACAACCTCTTCGTCTTCGTCATCATCATGGCTCAATTCGCCGTGCCCAAGAAGATGCAGCAAGAGGTGCTGATGATCGGCATTATTCTCGCCCTCCTGTTCCGGGGCATCTTCATTCTGCTCGGCGCCGCGCTCATCGAGAACTTCAGCTGGATCTTCTACATCTTCGGCATCTTCCTGCTCATCACTGCGGCTCAGCAGGCGTTTTCGGGCCGCGAAGACGACGAAGCCCGCGAGAGCGCCCTCATTCGTGTCTTGCGCAAGCGCATCGCGATCACCGACGACTTCCACGGCATGAAGCTGCGCGTGAAGATCGATGGTCGACGGCTGTGGACCCCCCTGCTCATCGTGCTTATCGCCATCGGCACGACCGATGTCATCTTCGCGCTCGACTCGATTCCGGCCATCTTCGGCATCACGCAGAGCCCGTTCATCGTCTTCACGGCGAACATCTTCGCCCTCATGGGGCTGCGCCAGCTCTACTTCTTGCTCGGCCACCTCGTCGACAAGCTCGAGTACCTCAAGTACGGCATTGCCTTCATCCTCGCCTTCATCGGCGTGAAGCTGATCTTCCACGCCATGCACGAGAACGAGTTGCCGTTCATCAACGGTGGTGAGCACATCGAATGGGTGCCGGTCATCGACACGGTGACGTCGCTGCTGGTCATCGTGGCGGCCATGGCAGTCGCGGTGGTCGCGAGCCTGGTGAAGCTTCGCGTCGAGAACCGTTACATTCCGACCGCGCTCGCCCGCGCCACCGATGATGATGATGACGATGACTCGGTCGCCCCACCCGAGAGCGGGGTCAACGCGGTTTCAGAAGAGACCCGGTCGTGA
- the murA gene encoding UDP-N-acetylglucosamine 1-carboxyvinyltransferase has protein sequence MNSLSKDSQKAAARVGLTSDSIVIHGGKPLRGRIEVRGAKNLVTKAMVAALLADTPSVLRGVPEISDVHVVSGLLKAHGVEITSTAPGELTLDTSNVVGAHFAEIDAHAGSSRIPILFCGPLLHQLGEAFIPDLGGCRIGDRPIDFHLNALRAFGAIVEKSHQGIHLTAPQKLVGAHIELPFPSVGATEQVLLTAVRAQGTTELVNAAIEPEIMDLIAILQKMGAIISVEPNRVIVIEGVETLRGYTHTAIGDRNEAASWAAAALATKGDITVGGAKQQELMTFLNVYRKVGGEFEVLDDGIRFWHPGTPLKPVMIETDVHPGFMTDWQQPLIVALTQAEGESIVHETVYENRFGFTEALNEMGANIVVHQAGIASITRRVPRRPLEQAAVITGPTPLHGASVRVPDLRGGFSHLIAGLAASGTSTISNVGIISRGYELFIDKLRALGADFELV, from the coding sequence ATGAATTCGCTCTCAAAAGACTCGCAGAAGGCTGCCGCACGCGTCGGCCTCACGTCTGACTCCATCGTCATCCACGGCGGCAAGCCATTGCGCGGCCGCATCGAGGTGCGCGGCGCGAAGAACCTCGTCACCAAGGCGATGGTCGCCGCGCTGCTTGCCGACACCCCGAGCGTTTTGCGCGGCGTACCCGAGATCAGCGACGTGCACGTCGTGAGCGGTCTGCTCAAAGCGCACGGCGTCGAGATCACCTCGACAGCGCCGGGCGAGCTCACGCTTGACACGAGCAACGTCGTCGGTGCGCATTTCGCCGAGATCGACGCGCACGCCGGGTCGAGCCGCATTCCGATTCTGTTCTGCGGGCCTCTGCTGCACCAGCTCGGTGAGGCCTTCATTCCCGACCTGGGCGGCTGCCGCATCGGCGACCGCCCCATCGACTTCCACCTCAACGCGTTGCGCGCGTTCGGGGCGATCGTCGAGAAGTCGCACCAGGGCATCCACCTCACGGCGCCGCAGAAGCTCGTGGGAGCGCACATCGAACTGCCCTTCCCGAGCGTCGGAGCGACCGAGCAGGTGCTGCTCACGGCTGTTCGCGCCCAGGGCACGACCGAGCTTGTCAACGCGGCCATCGAGCCCGAGATCATGGACCTCATCGCGATTCTGCAGAAGATGGGCGCGATCATCTCGGTCGAGCCGAATCGCGTCATCGTCATCGAGGGCGTCGAGACCCTGCGCGGCTACACCCACACCGCGATCGGAGACCGCAATGAGGCCGCGAGCTGGGCGGCGGCGGCGCTTGCGACAAAGGGTGACATCACCGTCGGTGGTGCGAAGCAGCAAGAGCTCATGACCTTCTTGAACGTCTACCGCAAGGTCGGGGGCGAGTTCGAGGTGCTCGACGACGGCATTCGCTTCTGGCACCCCGGCACGCCGCTCAAGCCGGTCATGATCGAGACCGACGTGCACCCCGGCTTCATGACCGACTGGCAGCAGCCGCTCATCGTCGCGCTCACGCAGGCCGAAGGCGAGTCGATCGTGCACGAGACCGTCTATGAGAACCGGTTCGGCTTCACCGAGGCGCTCAACGAGATGGGTGCGAACATCGTCGTGCACCAGGCTGGCATCGCGTCGATCACGCGTCGTGTGCCGCGCCGCCCGCTCGAGCAGGCCGCCGTCATCACGGGGCCGACGCCGCTGCACGGCGCATCCGTTCGGGTTCCCGACTTGCGGGGCGGCTTCAGCCACCTCATTGCGGGCCTCGCCGCGTCAGGCACCTCGACGATCAGCAACGTCGGCATCATCAGCCGGGGCTACGAGCTGTTCATCGACAAACTGCGAGCCCTCGGGGCCGACTTCGAACTCGTCTGA
- a CDS encoding diacylglycerol/lipid kinase family protein, which translates to MTSSSKRIVVAINPNASFGRGREVGPAVVTTLRGLGHEVTSLIEPDFAQLLDATRAAVREKPDALVVVGGDGMVNLGVTALEGTKVPLGLVPSGTGNDVARGLSIPIDDTEAAIEALVAALDRPPRVIDAGTISFGGGDEPRGHARFGCILSAGFDALVNERANRMTRPRGRSRYTIALLVELAKLRPIEYTVTLDGVVHTERAMLVAVANNLSFGGGMKVAPAASLDDGLFDVVLVRPLGRLAFLRIYPRVFAGTHVTDHRVVVHRARSVRVVAEGVVAYADGERIAPLPVDIEMDAGSLRVLA; encoded by the coding sequence ATGACATCGTCGTCGAAGCGCATCGTCGTCGCCATCAACCCGAACGCCTCGTTCGGTCGAGGGCGCGAGGTCGGCCCCGCCGTCGTGACCACGCTGCGCGGCCTCGGCCATGAAGTCACGAGCCTCATCGAGCCCGACTTCGCTCAGCTTCTCGACGCGACCCGCGCGGCGGTGCGCGAGAAGCCAGACGCGCTCGTCGTCGTCGGCGGCGACGGCATGGTCAATCTGGGCGTGACGGCCCTCGAGGGCACGAAGGTGCCCCTCGGCCTTGTGCCGAGCGGCACCGGCAATGACGTGGCACGCGGTCTGAGCATCCCGATCGACGACACCGAGGCGGCCATCGAGGCCCTCGTGGCTGCGCTCGATCGCCCGCCCCGAGTCATCGATGCCGGCACGATCTCGTTCGGCGGCGGGGATGAGCCGCGGGGCCACGCTCGATTCGGTTGCATTCTGTCGGCAGGCTTCGATGCGCTCGTCAACGAACGGGCCAACCGCATGACGCGACCCCGAGGGCGCAGCCGCTACACGATCGCGCTGCTCGTCGAGCTCGCCAAGCTGCGACCGATCGAGTACACCGTGACGCTCGATGGTGTCGTGCACACCGAGCGCGCCATGCTCGTGGCCGTCGCGAACAACCTCTCGTTCGGCGGGGGAATGAAGGTCGCGCCAGCGGCGAGTCTCGACGACGGACTCTTCGACGTCGTGCTCGTGCGGCCTCTCGGCAGACTCGCGTTCTTGCGCATCTACCCGCGCGTCTTCGCCGGCACCCACGTCACCGACCACCGGGTCGTCGTGCACCGAGCGCGCTCCGTGCGCGTCGTGGCCGAGGGCGTGGTGGCCTACGCAGACGGCGAGCGCATCGCGCCGCTACCAGTCGACATTGAGATGGATGCGGGCAGTCTGCGCGTGCTGGCATAA
- the leuD gene encoding 3-isopropylmalate dehydratase small subunit produces MEKVSTITGVAVPFRRSNVDTDQIIPAVFLKRVTKTGYDDALFSAWRQDPDFILNKPEYANPRILIAGPDFGTGSSREHAVWALRDFGFAAVISPKFADIFRGNAGKQGLLVGVIDEPTVEKLWAELEASPGMEATVDLEERTVTVGNITVPFEIDDYTRWRLLEGLDDIGLTLRDEQAITDFESRRESWRPTTLPAR; encoded by the coding sequence ATGGAGAAGGTCAGCACGATCACGGGCGTCGCGGTGCCGTTCCGTCGCAGCAACGTCGACACCGACCAGATCATCCCCGCCGTGTTCCTCAAGCGGGTCACGAAGACCGGCTACGACGATGCGCTTTTCTCGGCGTGGCGCCAAGACCCCGACTTCATCTTGAACAAGCCCGAGTACGCGAACCCGCGAATCCTCATCGCCGGCCCCGATTTCGGAACCGGGTCGAGTCGCGAGCACGCGGTGTGGGCACTGCGTGACTTCGGCTTCGCGGCCGTGATCAGTCCGAAGTTCGCCGACATCTTCCGCGGCAACGCTGGTAAGCAGGGTCTGCTCGTGGGCGTGATCGACGAGCCGACCGTCGAGAAGCTGTGGGCCGAACTCGAGGCGAGTCCGGGTATGGAGGCGACCGTCGATCTCGAGGAGCGCACCGTGACGGTCGGGAATATCACGGTGCCGTTCGAGATTGACGACTACACCCGGTGGCGCTTGCTCGAAGGCCTCGACGACATCGGCCTGACCCTGCGTGACGAGCAGGCCATCACCGACTTCGAGTCTCGTCGCGAGAGTTGGCGACCCACCACCCTTCCCGCCCGCTGA
- a CDS encoding TIGR00730 family Rossman fold protein has product MIPHPTEGQFLSGQVTSAENREWLASVEREFEKAFSTLDGMRLGVSVFGSARVAPEHSRYALGVEVGRRISDAGFTVITGGGPGLMQAANQGAAEAGARSIGLTIELPREEKPNPYAEIVLPFEHFFVRKTVFVRYSCAFVVLPGGFGTLDELFESLTLIQTGKLHDFPVILIGTEFWTPALEWLRDSLLAAGTISPGDLDLITVTDDLDEMITVIQACVECHTPPPA; this is encoded by the coding sequence GTGATTCCGCACCCCACAGAGGGCCAGTTTCTTTCCGGTCAGGTCACGAGCGCAGAGAATCGCGAATGGCTCGCGAGCGTCGAGCGCGAGTTCGAGAAGGCCTTCAGCACTCTCGACGGCATGCGCCTGGGGGTGTCGGTGTTCGGCTCGGCGAGGGTCGCCCCCGAGCATTCGCGCTATGCCCTCGGTGTCGAGGTCGGCCGCCGCATCTCTGACGCGGGGTTCACGGTCATCACGGGTGGCGGGCCCGGGCTCATGCAGGCAGCGAACCAAGGAGCCGCTGAAGCCGGAGCTCGATCGATCGGCCTGACGATCGAACTGCCCCGTGAAGAGAAGCCGAACCCCTATGCCGAGATCGTGCTGCCGTTCGAGCACTTCTTCGTGCGCAAGACCGTGTTCGTGCGCTACTCGTGCGCCTTCGTCGTGCTGCCGGGCGGATTCGGAACGCTCGACGAGCTGTTCGAATCGCTCACGCTCATTCAGACCGGCAAGCTGCACGACTTTCCGGTGATTCTCATCGGCACCGAGTTCTGGACGCCCGCCCTCGAGTGGCTGCGCGACTCTCTGCTGGCGGCAGGCACGATCTCGCCCGGCGACCTCGACCTCATCACGGTGACCGACGACCTCGACGAGATGATCACCGTCATTCAGGCGTGCGTCGAGTGCCACACCCCGCCGCCCGCCTGA